Genomic window (Ostrea edulis chromosome 9, xbOstEdul1.1, whole genome shotgun sequence):
taattatgttgcatcaaaattatttgcctgcatcattaaaattgcatgtgatGCACGTTATACTTATAAATTACACCTTCTTTGAAAAGTAACATAAAGTCAAATGTCATagtaaaaaaaagataatatggTAGATCCATGAAAGTAGGTTCAAAGTAGCTATAATCATCTCCATTATGATAGGATAAACTTCCTGAAGCTggaatattacaaaattttacttattAGATTTAGAGTTTGATACAatctttttaatagataaaaaacaCCCTAGACATTTGTtccttacatttatatttcctAGTACCTTAATATGCTAATTAATACATGCAAAGGTAGCAGTATGTTCACTACATTCTTTGGTTGTGTGGCACTAGCATCTATTGTTTTCAAGATAAAAGATCTCCAACACCAGGGACTGAATCTTCATTTTATGCCATaaagtattacatgtagttaggAGAAACAAGTAATGTATAAATTCACTTAATTAAAGAAAAAGTAATTAGTTAGTATGATCTATCTCTGAATACCATAGAGGCATagcagggttgggcggttaaaaccgcccccggttttaaccagtggttttaaccatcccggtcaatactccccaagtggtcaataatggtcagttgtgatttaaactgtccattttcctatttttgtaaatttcttgcaaagataaagataaattaagtcttttcattatatggatcattgttgattaatatttttcattagataatcaaatgtagtttcataagtttaatatatttggtttgctaaaactgaccgaaatatcttcagtacctaccagagggtcacagttctataacAAAGCTTGATtattggagacagacctcttaatatatgtacctggacagattaagaataaaaggtagctggacattacctgagcccAGGAAGCAGAGtggacaggtgttaataagcataggctgggaccagagatgaccagtgtacctgttattgttatgaaaacatcattAACCcaccctcaaatgtttattcaacagtattcaacagttaaaatgaagattgatgaaacaatacttatactaaggtagttcttgttaaattaaggaatttgaacagaaacttttacatctccccagtcagtcatttgtacattatttatgtaatattatgacttataagtatattatatataccaaacaattttcaatcgaccagtattaaccagttttaaccagtattgaccaccggcctcatatcgaccacttttttgccaaccttGCCCCGGGCATAGACATATAACATGTATAACAGATATGTTATCCGTTATATGTCTATGTGAATACATACTGCAACTTTGCATTCTGAACAATTAAACATAcacattatataattatacaagtcCATATTGCTCTTTTTCCAGCCAATTGTGCATTTACTAGTTCTGGTATTCATGCTACAACTGATAAATTTGATTACATTTTCATCTCAACACTttagctccccccccccccccccttgatgtCCACTCCCCCAAATCAATGTCTACTTTCCGATTATTTGTTGGGGGTTGGACGAAAATACAATGATCATTTCGATGTAATGGAATTGTCAAACCAGTAGGATAATTTGGTTCAGACAGTGAGTTTTGCATTTCATTCATGCATAGAATAGCCCTActtacctgatctcacctctgatatgtccagggatctatgtttgccctactttcagTTTTCTATTCTTCATGGGATTTATACGATTAATCGTTGTACATTATTTTCACTGGTCTACATAAcggtaagaaataaataaagaagaTTTTCCTTCAACGTATCCGCTTCGTTTGTTTATTGCCGCCATTGCGCACAAGCATTCCGGATAAATACTAACTACCGGATACGTCTCTTTCATTTCGCTCATTTCCGCGCGAGACCATGggttgttttcatctgcccCAAACTTctaccagagttcgtttgctcacaaattCACTATTCGTAGGcactgtgacgtaatgaggcctcgacggggagtttgtcatctgcccgtgtagcacattcgTAAAATTGACGTTTGTTTGTGACGTTACAAACGCAATCGTAattactcggctatttccgtaactgCAAAatcggttacggaaaaagacgtGCTCGTGATCCAATTGGTTACAAACGGTGTAGGAAAACATTTTTAGTGTAATGATTAAAATTTATGTTATAagtgatatccactggataaaggagtaaacatgtgataaaaatctttatctcatacgtgtggtgtatattgaaagtgagataaagcattagctttatcacaagcccgtttgataaagcacttccggtccgaactacttttgacactgtccccgcttggatgacattttctgtgtttatgcatatccaTGCATGAAATACATCTTGTAAGGCGTAAAACttattattctgtatttatttagaatttcttttatagcaaaattaaaatgatgttgccccCACTGACATCTAATAAAAGTTACCGGCCACAAAAATGCCAACTCGGTCTGTAACTACTCAAaattacgatcagaaaacagaaatatgtgcacactattatcatcgacAACGAATCGACGGCCTATTGGACAagcctaatcgaaagtacctcgacatgctgcggtaccaagtattcacaagcagtctcttttttctggagcatattacatgtaacaaatcccaacagctttacttactaggCTAGGCCCATTTAAAGTGGctcaggatttcctctcgcccttagatccaaagaaactacgtaaataaaatccaaatgcataaacacttctacttttcattgtaaactgttgaacattctaataacgctgcattcaaatattactttcattgatcgttattacacgtttatttcaaaacgacgacgacatcaaacttttatcaggtcaggcctacgtcaaaaaataaatactcggtcaatagttgttactttgttggaatggcaaaaccattattaattataaaatataatcccttctaaaacaatttttatcCATGTTTTCTTTATAACAATGACCTTTTGTACTGTATAAGCGCACTATTTTTTCCCGCGTAAGGTAGACAGATTAAGCACGACGTCTGAACCACGGATTCAAAgcaaattcaatcagctgtttctaccatactggggatcatctcaaaattaagtgaaaagaagacgtatgagataaatagaacatctatgattgcgtattttgatatttggtttatccaacgagttgatatggtgtatttattcgctcggcaagcctcgcgaataaatacaccatatcaactcgttggataaaccaaatatcaaaacacgcaatatagatatcctctatttaTATGGGTTTAGTTGTTTTAACATAGTTTTTAACAATGTTCTCACGAAAGTATAAACAAACCATGTACCTGGAAAAACCTCCACAACAGATCTACCGTGACTGAGACAGACAGCACACGGTACATCATGGTTAGAAATGTGACGAAAGAACGAATTTGTCTCGTATTCTGCTCCATACACTAGACCTCTGTAACGATCAACCTTATTGTTGTATAGTCCCCATTCCGGATCCCTTGGTAAACAAAGAGGTTCAACAGCCGCTCCCGAATGGTAAGAATGCGACCCACCCACAAATCCTGTAAAAAGAGTTTCAAATTTTTCCCCGATAAGTATTGTCCAAATTATATTTTGCAAACTTATATGCCTTGCCCAAGGGTGTTGATACACATTCTTACAAAATATCAAGCATTTCTGTTTTTTTGGAgtcaaaatgatttcattttatttcacctgccaaaataatttgttttaattaggCAGAAAGAAATTGagcaaatgatttttttttttagaaacttCAGTTAAGTCCTCCTTAAGAGTGTTTACCAGAGTGAACTAGCTCGGCTTTCGAAGGACAGGTCTTCTTTCCCCACCTTGTGTAAACAACGTTCTTGATTGCGATTCTCGTGGCTGTAGCATAAGAAATAACTGTTTTTAGGAAAACAGAATACAATCTCTAAATAGAATGTATTAGATCTAGACGTAATTCTAATTCAGAGTCCCCAACACGGCATATAAGGAGATGTTACATACATAAGGAAAGAAAACCAAGAGACAGAGTTAACATGAATTGAAACAGGACAGAATTACATTGACAAGAAGGAAGGAGTCATTGCACCTCATATGGCTATAGTTCAAGTAAACAAAAGGAGCTGTGATCTTTAAGCTTatgaacatacatatataccCATATATATACGGTTGTACAAGTATTaaggtgtaccaagtttcaataGTCTCATGGCCTCTTCCGTATCATGCAGCATGGCATTACCAAGTTGCCGTTTTTGTGCTTCTCCATGGTGATCTGCTTGGACAGGTGGCTGCTGCTCTCTTATGTAATCGTGTATGACATTTTTAGAACCTTTGGATTCTGTCTCAGCGCGTGAATCATAGACCAAGAGTAGCAAAATCAAGATCGGTATCATCTCAGCTGTAATCTAAATAATACCCCGAGGATCAAAATGATAAGGATGATGAACCAATTATGACAGTAATAAATGATGacacaaaatattttatcacatatttactcctttatccagtggatatcacgCATACGATATTGTTCGTATCCCATAGGAGGTGTTCCTACGCCGCGTGACGTAATGTGCATAGGAACTGGATCAGGGTGACATAATTCCCCCCAAATTGTAAAAATTGATGAAAGTGGCACagttgttgttttaaaaattcttcaaaatttgaaaacaatgaatTTATATGTAAAGTAATTAATTACGATGGAGGGAGCAGACCGGTCATTTCCATTATCTAGCCtagttaatacatgtagttatctcGAAAAAGTGAAACAGCCTGCAGCTCTGCGTTTCATACAACCCCTgatcatattttgtattgatcGTAAAATATTCTCAATGGACAaggaaacaaaaatacattgaaaaGAAATTTCATTAGAAGACATGAATTGAAATCGTTTTTTCTTGAAACTCAGAATGAAAACCCTCGTCAGAACTGATCATGTCTTACTGCGTAATCTTTCTGAGTGTTAGAAAACCCGATATTTCACATTAGGAAGCGAACACACTAAGATCTTTTATATCACATATTTACccatttatttagtaaatgaaaggcgaagataacgaacagtgaccaatctcataactcctataagcaatataaaataaagagttgggcaaacacggacccctggatataccagaggtgggatcaggtgcctagtaggagtaagcatcccctgtcgaccggccacacccgccgtgagccctatatcttgaccaggtaaacggagttatccgtagtcaaaatcagtgtgccaagaacggcctaacaatggacataaaacacgtcagacagcatttgacccaatgatagattgtattggcaaactagatctttataacgaccatataatttgcgaaatgctgactttaaacgagactgttggaacccctgcaccatcaacttgtttgtcagtagcctgcttcgatttaaaaactgaccatacgcagaacaagctcttgcgtatcgaatcagttgagagatcatagaatttgcaaaatactgactttaaacgagactgttgaaacccctgtaacatcaacttgttcgtcattagcctgccttgatttgaaaactgatcatgcgcagaacaagctcttgcgtgtcGAATCAAATGAGAGACATAagaccatatgcaggtgatgatggaatattgctacatgaatatgggaagttgacgatggagaagttgaaatcatcccgtttgtcacaaaGATGAGTTGTTAgattgccgttaatatctacttccaataaaatatctaagtatgaagcagaagtgaacgactctgtggtgtcttttatttcgagtatCAACTTTCCAACTCCATGCACCAAATGAACCCGGGATACGCTACGTTCAACTGCACACAAAACCATTCCATCACTTTTTAATAATACAGATGTAAGAAACACCAGCACATGTAACAGTTGTTTCAAGCTTCACAACTCTCCATGTCACAGGAAACTTAAAAAAATCTCTGAATAATGTTATAGGCCTACATGGTGGAAAATTCATCATCCAAATTAATCCCCccaaaatggggggggggggggggggatgaccGTGCGGCATCTATGATATAGATTCGGATGACTAAATTATTCAAGAATAATCACACAATTgcaaagtaaaatgtaaatgtttttctcaTTAAGAATGATCTTATATGAATTGAACATTGTGTCagtcaatattcatttttatttatatttcccaACGAACCATTTGTAGCCGCATAATGTTAACGTTACGAACGTACCTGGTAGTTAcggttgatgtaaacaaaacagaatatttttgaaatgcgaattccaatctaattaaaatcagatcctaagatacgctcacaattGCTACAAGCGCGAATCTAAGAAGTctgttttaattagattgtgcgAATTCAATTGTCTATTAGGATAAAATATGTGATGGAAAAAACCTCCCATAATTTGTGGTTGGATATGATATCCAACtcgttgtgtgttttctatccccttGCCAAGATCGCACAACTCGTTGGATATTTAGTCATAtccaaccacaaaccatgggagatcgTATATTATCCTATACAGTAATGTACACATAGAGATTGACTGgcaatttttaaaaacgtttattcATCGGGAAAAACTATTATATTTAGTCCTAAGAAGCATCTTAGCATGTTGTCCACACACTCTCTACCTTCAATGATATATTTGCTATCATTatcaatgagtatttcatatgaatattacTCACTTCCTGGAGTAGTAGCTTAGTGGAAGAgtgttcgctttgtaaccgggaggtcgtgagtttgagccccgtcagacctaagacgtaaatataggtagtgattgctccttcgccaaatgctcggtaTTTAGAGTGAGggtcacaggtctttcggatttCGTGTCGCGTTAGGCGTTTaggcacattaaagaacctaACTCCTACGACCGTAGGCGCTAAGCATAAATCTAAAGTAGTACTTTACcgacagctggtgacgtctcagtatgagtaAAACATCCTCGTAGggatatataaaacaaaaaacagaaACAAACAAACCACCTGTTTCATTTTATCTGCTGTAGGTGTACTGTATCGATATCGTTCATGCAAGTTTAGCATTCATTTGTACATCACGGAGTTATCCAATTAATATGTAAGTGGATATCAACaatagtacatatatatgatgtactTCATGGACTTTTATTGACGTAAATATATTTGCTATACtaatgactgttcgttatcttcactttctcATTGAAAACTTTTGGAAATGCCAACTGTATTGAAAGACTATGCAGTCGCGGATCTAGGAAATTTTCAAGGGGGGTTTGAACCAGAGGAttatgatatgtattttgtaatattttatcatttgcaTGGGGTTTTATAGGTTAGCTACGAATGAAAAACACCGTTTACAACAGaatttaaaatatacaaatactcCAGTAccatactctctctctctctctctctctctctctctctctctctctctctctctctctctctctctctctctctctccccaaTGCTATGTCAGAAGTTGTATAGGAAGATTTTAAGATAATGTTTTCCTTTTATAACAGATTTTTGTTCTCGTTGATGAAAATATCTTAACATAtatcatgaaaaataaaaatgttcagtcttgcatttcaaaatcaagtttATACAAATAAACGTCTACTAATGCATCCAAACCTTTTTAATCACGAACAGTTCTCAAATATGGACAAAATCTTACTACGTGTTATTCGTTCGCTATATTGCGAGTAGACATCATTACTAGTAAAAAAACGTCTTGAAATCATGCAGTCATTTAAATAGATTCAAAATTTAGGGAACTCCAATCCTTcaaagggcttcaaaatttttTGTCATGAATTCTGTCGAAAATTATGTCAGACGATGGGCTGAATATGAAGGGAAGACCTTGACatcttgtcagaatggattaagaTTATAAGAGGGATATTTCAATCTCGTATTACAAATTATTACTATTACAAATGTaagtaccatctatccttctttTACTTTTAACAACATAGTGTTAAGGATCAGAATAACCCAAGTCCagtaaatatgaattaaaacacaattcaaagatttagaaatatacattgtacttacagtaaaataatcaaCGAAAAATACTAACTTACCGTAATCAAGGTCAAACAGCAGTGTCCGTTGTTGATTTACCGCTGCGCTGAATTCACACACGAGAAATCGGCCATTAACTTCAGTCTCCagtaatgaaaaggtgaagataacgtacagtgatcaatctcataatccctataaagaatacaaaattaagtgtagggcaaacacggtcccccggacatactagaggtgtgatcaggtgctcctaagcatcccctgtcgaccgcggtgacacccgccgtgagtcctgtatcttgatctggtaaatgaagtaattcagtgtgtaaagaacagcctaacaattgatatgaatttatgaaacacgccagacagcatttgacctaatgacaggttgtattggtaaaatagatagttataacgaccatagaatttgcgaaatgctgactttaaatgagactgttgaaacccctgtaacatcaacttatttgttagtagcctgtctccatttaaaaactgatcatacgcagatcaTGCTCTTGCGTAACGAATCAGTTTATAGACAAACACCTTACGCAATGTAATGCAATATCCAATAGAATTCTGCAGTGCTTATAACCATAAAATTAACAGTCTGTGTATAACTGAAACAAAGTTCTAGAGAATTTTCTAGACTGTATACATTGCGAATAAACATGTTATTAAGTACATAATAAGCTCGTTATCATAACTTTACGCTGTATTTAGAAGAACTTACCTTTAATTTAACATTTTGTAATCCAACATATACTTACAATTCACTTTCAGAGGACGAAAATCTTCAGAATCACCTTAGTTTATATTTTAACACATTTAAAATCCCAGTGAATGGGCTGAATGAATACTATACTACTTTATACACGATTGTATCCTAAATAACATTTCGCCTCCTTGgtataaaattgaaaacagTCTTGTTCGACTATTACGATAGTCATTACAACTGCAAAAAGGTGGTTTATATCTTTGGTTTTCCCTTCTTAACCAGACTTGTGTTACATTTACTAGTTCtttttttcatgtacatgtagttcgtGAATTAAACATGTGCGACGTTGCGGAACTTGTAACGAACTCATCAGTCAAACTAGTTTTTCTCtctttatatttgaatttaattaagaaaagatttattttattagGTGTAAAACAGAGGAGAATACAAATCCTCTGCTAGACTCGAACTCACAATCTTCAGATCGGTAACCGTATGCGTCAATCGACTGAGCCAACCAGCTAGGCAAAAAATCTTaagtttaaagggactgattcacgtttgtttttcacttttttaaactGATCAAGATCTATCGTCTGCTATGTTTAAAAGCtttaacaagaaaaaagaattaatAAGGTTAAACAGTATGACGGAAGCTCGCTATAGAGAGTTTGTCATatatttgttgtgtaaacaaagattatTAAGGTTtgctattgtttacaaagttttgaaaatgtatggttATATGAATATTACAATATTTCCAAAGAGTCTTTTGAATTTGTATCTTTTCCATATAGAAAAATGGGAAATTGAATTGGTATGTATCGAGAACAATATTGCTACTATGTTACATAAGGATGACAAAATCTTATTGTTCCTATGCAGCCCTTGCTCCTTACCTTCCCAGAGTGTGGGGAGGAAAGCCTAGAAATTTATTTCGTGTCTCTGTGTTTTCTAACTCTGCTTCTTGAATGTACATTTAAGTGAATTATTATCGCTGACGTTTGTAACACTCAGACATGTTTTACTTTTACATTGTTATCATGATGGGTTTTCTACCTCAATTATTCAGGTCatattacgtacatgtattgccAACATCTAAGAAatatttaaggtaattccccagaccacgtcaaataacgttagaaaCGTTATTCACGAGTCACGAACGTTTTTCAATGGTGCTGATTAATAAAACATGTTATTGCTTTATTGCAAAATGTCAAACTTTTCGAATACTATGTTGTTGTAAAGTTAGTATCTACATAGTGATTGACGGTATCTATTTTAAGAACAACTTCGTGAGCATGGCTTTCAGtattttcagtactttgattccGTATGTGTTTCGAAAGAAATTCAACCATTATGACAAAATGTTATTCATCCTTAATGTTTTTGCGCAATGCTTGTAGTTtccttggttttttttttttttttttttttataaatatttatctataGGTATTTAACATTTA
Coding sequences:
- the LOC125660325 gene encoding uncharacterized protein LOC125660325: MIPILILLLLVYDSRAETESKGSKNVIHDYIREQQPPVQADHHGEAQKRQLGNAMLHDTEEAMRLLKLATRIAIKNVVYTRWGKKTCPSKAELVHSGFVGGSHSYHSGAAVEPLCLPRDPEWGLYNNKVDRYRGLVYGAEYETNSFFRHISNHDVPCAVCLSHGRSVVEVFPARKTCYKGWNLEYSGYLMAGHWDYHAGTKYTCVDKIPDIIYGSHSNKNGYLFHHVEARCGSLKCPPYVHGRELVCAVCSRA